In the Streptomyces sp. f51 genome, one interval contains:
- the ltaE gene encoding low-specificity L-threonine aldolase — translation MSTTDSARAADAAEAADVSRAANTAGAVRGEPGRLIDLRSDTVTRPGEAMRRAMAEAEVGDDVFGDDPTVNALQERIAGLLGFESALFVSSGTQSNLCALLTHCGRGDEYIAGQMAHMYRWEGGGAAVLGGIQPQPLSHRADGTLDPLDIAAAVKPDDAHFARTRLLCLENTIGGRAVPVEYLKTATHVARDHGLATHLDGARLFNAAVAAGGDPYEQARQIAGHFDSVSVCFSKGLGAPVGSALVGSREFVAEARRWRKVLGGGMRQAGVLAAAALYALDHQVTRLADDHAHAELFAEGLKDVEGLTMEPSGTNMVFAKSAPGVETDELRDRLARRGLLCAGYPGQLRFVFHLDVTRADTEAAVRIVRETLTEMTTG, via the coding sequence GTGTCCACCACTGATTCCGCCCGTGCCGCGGATGCCGCAGAAGCCGCCGATGTCTCCCGTGCCGCGAACACGGCCGGTGCCGTCCGGGGTGAGCCCGGCCGCCTCATCGATCTGCGCAGCGACACCGTCACCCGGCCCGGTGAGGCGATGCGCCGCGCGATGGCCGAGGCCGAGGTCGGCGACGACGTCTTCGGGGACGATCCGACCGTCAACGCGCTTCAGGAGCGGATCGCCGGACTGCTCGGCTTCGAGTCCGCGCTGTTCGTCTCCTCGGGGACACAGAGCAACCTGTGCGCCCTGCTGACCCATTGCGGCCGCGGGGACGAGTACATCGCCGGACAGATGGCCCACATGTACCGCTGGGAGGGCGGCGGCGCCGCCGTGCTCGGAGGCATCCAGCCCCAGCCGCTGTCCCACCGCGCCGACGGGACGCTGGACCCGCTGGACATCGCGGCCGCCGTGAAACCGGACGACGCCCACTTCGCGCGCACGCGGCTGCTCTGCCTTGAGAACACCATCGGTGGCCGGGCCGTGCCGGTGGAGTACCTGAAGACGGCCACGCACGTGGCCCGCGACCACGGACTCGCCACGCATCTGGACGGGGCGCGGCTGTTCAACGCGGCGGTGGCCGCCGGAGGCGACCCGTACGAGCAGGCGCGGCAGATCGCCGGCCACTTCGACAGCGTCTCCGTCTGCTTCAGCAAGGGCCTGGGCGCGCCGGTCGGCTCGGCGCTCGTGGGGTCACGGGAGTTCGTGGCCGAGGCTCGGCGCTGGCGCAAGGTGCTGGGCGGCGGGATGCGCCAGGCCGGAGTGCTGGCGGCCGCGGCGCTGTACGCGCTCGACCACCAGGTGACACGGCTCGCCGACGACCACGCCCATGCCGAGCTGTTCGCCGAGGGCCTCAAGGACGTCGAGGGCCTGACCATGGAGCCCAGCGGGACCAACATGGTCTTCGCGAAGTCCGCCCCCGGCGTCGAGACCGACGAGCTGCGCGACCGGCTGGCCCGTCGTGGCCTGCTCTGCGCGGGATACCCGGGTCAGCTGCGCTTCGTGTTCCACCTGGACGTGACCCGGGCCGACACGGAAGCCGCGGTGCGGATCGTGCGCGAGACGCTGACCGAGATGACAACGGGCTGA
- a CDS encoding glutamate--cysteine ligase encodes MGRDVPAQVFTREDRRRYRIKMQECLDAFAQMLREARFDMERPQVGLEIELNLTDTEGEPTMRNADVLDAIADPAWDTELGRFNLEINIPPRRLIAGGPDAWEDEIRAALNHADERARSIGVHLIMIGILPTLTEEDVGPEALSENARYRLINEQVFAARGEDLLIEVDGVDRLRTYAETITPEAACTSTQFHLQVSPEEFADYWNAAQAIAGVQVALAANSPFLFGKELAHETRIPLFEQATDTRPQEIKAQGVRPRVWFGERWINSVFDLFEENLRYFPALLPLCEDQDPTQTLDRGDTPELSELTLHNGTIYRWNRPVYAVARGRPHLRVENRVLPAGPTVADTLANGAFYYGLTRALVEEDRPVWSRMSFSAAEDNLHAAARHGIDARLYWPGAGEIPVPELVLRRLLPLAHQGLERTGMDEAWREPLLGIIEQRCVNARNGAVWQKEMVHRFERSDHCGRHEALRRMTRQYIDYMHLNAPVHTWPVD; translated from the coding sequence ATGGGACGCGACGTTCCGGCGCAGGTCTTCACCCGCGAGGACCGGCGCCGGTACCGGATCAAGATGCAGGAGTGCCTCGACGCCTTCGCGCAGATGCTGCGAGAGGCACGGTTCGACATGGAGCGGCCCCAGGTCGGCCTGGAGATCGAGCTGAACCTGACCGACACCGAGGGCGAGCCCACGATGCGGAACGCGGACGTGCTCGACGCCATCGCGGATCCGGCCTGGGACACCGAGCTGGGCCGCTTCAACCTGGAGATCAACATTCCTCCCCGGCGGCTGATCGCGGGCGGTCCCGACGCCTGGGAGGACGAGATACGCGCCGCCCTGAACCACGCGGACGAGCGTGCCAGGTCGATCGGCGTCCATCTGATCATGATCGGCATCCTGCCCACGCTGACGGAGGAGGACGTGGGACCGGAGGCCCTGTCGGAGAACGCCCGCTACCGGCTGATCAACGAGCAGGTCTTCGCGGCACGCGGCGAGGACCTGCTCATCGAGGTGGACGGCGTCGACCGGCTGCGTACGTACGCGGAGACCATCACGCCCGAGGCCGCGTGCACGAGCACGCAGTTCCATCTCCAGGTGTCGCCCGAGGAGTTCGCCGACTACTGGAACGCGGCGCAGGCGATCGCCGGGGTGCAGGTCGCCCTGGCGGCCAACTCGCCCTTCCTGTTCGGCAAAGAGCTGGCGCACGAGACCCGTATCCCGCTCTTCGAGCAGGCGACGGACACCCGCCCGCAGGAGATCAAGGCACAGGGAGTACGGCCCCGGGTCTGGTTCGGCGAGCGGTGGATCAACAGCGTCTTCGATCTCTTCGAGGAGAACCTGCGCTATTTTCCGGCGCTCCTGCCCCTGTGCGAGGACCAGGACCCCACGCAGACGCTGGACCGCGGGGACACGCCGGAGCTGTCCGAACTCACCCTGCACAACGGCACGATCTACCGCTGGAACCGTCCGGTCTACGCCGTGGCCCGGGGCAGGCCGCACCTGAGGGTGGAGAACCGTGTGCTGCCCGCGGGCCCGACGGTCGCCGACACGCTCGCCAACGGCGCCTTCTACTACGGGCTCACCCGCGCCCTGGTGGAGGAGGACCGGCCGGTGTGGTCTCGGATGTCCTTCTCCGCCGCCGAGGACAATCTGCACGCGGCCGCACGGCACGGCATCGACGCCCGGCTGTACTGGCCGGGGGCCGGTGAGATACCGGTGCCCGAACTCGTGCTGCGACGGCTGCTGCCGCTGGCGCACCAGGGCCTGGAGCGCACGGGCATGGACGAGGCGTGGCGGGAGCCGCTGCTCGGCATCATCGAGCAGCGCTGCGTCAACGCGCGCAACGGCGCCGTCTGGCAGAAGGAGATGGTGCACCGCTTCGAGAGGTCGGACCACTGCGGCCGTCACGAGGCACTGCGGCGCATGACACGCCAGTACATCGACTACATGCACCTGAACGCGCCGGTGCACACCTGGCCGGTGGACTGA
- a CDS encoding aldo/keto reductase, with amino-acid sequence MCPSTNTPPVKGTWQLGDRIVNRVGFGAMRLTGTAPFGHGVPRDRDRSIGVLRRAIELGVNHIDTAAYYFSATRSANELINRALAPYPEDLVVTTKVWPGRDPSGAWWWASPAQLRGQVEENLRQLGRDHLDVVNLRVPPSLRTGPIAEHFGVLAELRDAGLIRHLGVSHVTSGQLDEARAIAPVVCVQNPYGIGASGEDRALLRRCGELGLAFVPFFAIAGAGREAGPVAQDREAVRAVARAHGVSVAQVRLAWTLRQGPHVLAIPGTGDPEHLAQNVEAGALRLSEDEVARLNAIGSPGA; translated from the coding sequence ATGTGTCCATCGACGAACACCCCACCTGTCAAAGGTACTTGGCAGCTCGGTGACCGGATCGTCAACCGTGTCGGGTTCGGGGCGATGCGCCTGACGGGTACCGCGCCCTTCGGCCACGGCGTGCCGCGCGACCGCGATCGGTCGATCGGCGTGCTCCGGAGGGCGATCGAGCTCGGCGTGAACCACATCGACACCGCCGCCTACTACTTCTCGGCGACGCGCTCCGCCAACGAGCTGATCAACCGGGCGCTCGCGCCCTACCCGGAGGACCTGGTCGTCACCACCAAGGTGTGGCCGGGCCGCGATCCCTCGGGCGCCTGGTGGTGGGCCTCGCCGGCGCAGTTGCGCGGCCAGGTCGAGGAGAACCTGCGCCAACTCGGCCGCGACCACCTGGACGTGGTGAACCTGCGCGTGCCGCCGAGCCTGCGGACCGGCCCGATCGCCGAGCACTTCGGCGTGCTGGCCGAACTGCGCGACGCCGGGCTCATTCGCCACCTCGGCGTCTCCCACGTCACGTCCGGGCAACTGGACGAGGCCCGGGCCATCGCCCCGGTGGTCTGCGTGCAGAACCCGTACGGGATCGGTGCGTCCGGCGAGGACCGGGCACTTCTGCGGCGCTGCGGTGAACTCGGCCTGGCGTTCGTCCCGTTCTTCGCGATCGCGGGCGCCGGGCGCGAGGCGGGGCCGGTCGCCCAGGACCGCGAGGCGGTGCGGGCCGTCGCCCGCGCGCACGGGGTGTCCGTGGCGCAGGTCCGGCTGGCCTGGACCCTGCGCCAGGGTCCGCATGTGCTGGCGATCCCGGGGACCGGCGATCCGGAGCACCTCGCGCAGAACGTGGAGGCCGGTGCCTTGCGGCTCTCGGAGGACGAGGTGGCCCGCCTGAACGCGATCGGATCGCCTGGAGCCTAG
- a CDS encoding DUF4232 domain-containing protein — protein MRVHQLTLAALAVVAGLSLTACQNGDDGTGQSAPPSPAGSASTNGGSGQGGASASGGSDQGGGTGGTGKGSAGKGTESGTGSNGGAQVARCHTDALEITAKENTISGDPDGTVVVQLKNRGGSACAISGYAGVDLKTASGTVSAKRTGQQATRSVLKSGQSTAFGITYPLNTTGGSGVRITGLLVTPPNETKTVALAWPGGASLPVTDGSGTPVKVGPVGSAGQGG, from the coding sequence ATGCGCGTTCACCAGCTCACCCTCGCCGCTCTGGCCGTTGTCGCGGGTCTCTCGCTCACGGCCTGCCAGAACGGGGACGACGGTACGGGGCAGAGCGCGCCGCCTTCCCCGGCCGGCTCGGCGTCCACGAACGGTGGTTCGGGTCAGGGCGGCGCTTCCGCCTCGGGCGGTTCGGACCAGGGTGGCGGGACCGGTGGCACCGGGAAGGGTTCCGCGGGCAAGGGGACGGAGAGCGGGACGGGTTCCAACGGGGGCGCCCAGGTCGCCAGGTGTCACACGGACGCGTTGGAGATCACGGCGAAGGAGAACACCATCAGCGGCGACCCCGACGGAACGGTCGTCGTCCAGCTGAAGAACCGCGGCGGCAGCGCCTGCGCGATCTCCGGGTACGCGGGCGTCGACCTGAAGACCGCCTCGGGGACCGTGTCCGCGAAGCGCACGGGTCAGCAGGCAACCCGGTCGGTCCTCAAGAGCGGGCAGTCGACCGCCTTCGGCATCACCTACCCGCTCAACACGACGGGCGGCTCCGGCGTCCGCATCACGGGTCTGCTGGTGACCCCGCCGAACGAGACCAAGACGGTCGCCCTGGCCTGGCCGGGCGGTGCCTCGCTGCCGGTCACGGACGGCTCCGGCACCCCGGTGAAGGTCGGCCCGGTCGGAAGCGCCGGCCAGGGCGGCTGA
- a CDS encoding HEAT repeat domain-containing protein, which yields MLIGEVARRSGVSARMLRHYESLGLVHPSGRTGSGYREYSGDDIRRIFHIESLRSLGLSLREIGRALDDPGFAPSSLVGGLIGRTRERIAAESELLTRLHRIQDAEPADWEDVLQVVALLNALTSKSADARQRAALSSAGEVPVPVEALVEAVLGESEPNVAGALRWALARSGDRGAALLAEGLDSPEAAVRERAVRSLAEMPGAEAAACLRTALADSDSRVRGHAALALGARGAADAVPTLVDMIVEGCNDTEAADALSVLASDPATADRLASGLLDRLAAPATEAPARGRLTQALAGIPGTRATDALVELSADQDRAVALTAAYVLRLRDGR from the coding sequence GTGTTGATCGGTGAGGTGGCGCGACGGTCCGGTGTCAGTGCCCGCATGCTGCGGCACTACGAGTCGCTGGGTCTGGTGCACCCTTCGGGGCGGACCGGTTCCGGCTACCGGGAGTACTCCGGGGACGACATCCGGCGGATCTTCCACATCGAGAGTCTGCGCTCCCTCGGGCTGTCCCTGCGCGAGATCGGGCGCGCGCTCGACGATCCCGGGTTCGCCCCCTCGTCGCTCGTCGGCGGTCTCATCGGTCGGACCCGCGAACGCATCGCGGCGGAGAGCGAGTTGCTCACACGACTGCACAGGATCCAGGACGCGGAACCCGCCGACTGGGAGGACGTGCTCCAAGTCGTCGCGCTGCTCAACGCGTTGACGTCGAAGAGCGCCGACGCTCGGCAGCGTGCGGCGCTGTCCTCGGCCGGCGAGGTGCCGGTGCCGGTGGAGGCTCTGGTCGAGGCCGTTCTCGGCGAGTCGGAGCCGAACGTCGCCGGGGCCCTTCGATGGGCACTGGCGCGCTCCGGCGACCGCGGAGCTGCGCTGCTCGCGGAGGGCCTGGATTCACCGGAGGCCGCGGTGCGGGAACGCGCCGTACGGTCGCTCGCCGAGATGCCCGGCGCCGAGGCCGCCGCCTGTCTGCGAACGGCCCTCGCGGACTCCGACTCCCGGGTCCGCGGACACGCGGCGCTGGCACTGGGGGCGCGCGGGGCGGCCGATGCCGTGCCGACCCTCGTCGACATGATCGTGGAGGGGTGCAACGACACCGAGGCGGCGGACGCGCTGAGCGTGCTGGCGAGCGACCCCGCCACGGCGGACCGGCTCGCGAGCGGGCTCCTCGACCGGCTCGCCGCCCCCGCCACGGAGGCGCCCGCACGCGGACGGCTGACCCAGGCACTGGCGGGCATCCCGGGAACGAGGGCCACGGACGCGCTGGTGGAACTGTCGGCGGACCAGGATCGCGCCGTCGCCCTGACCGCGGCCTACGTCCTTCGACTGCGCGACGGACGGTGA
- a CDS encoding HEAT repeat domain-containing protein, with the protein MTVTGQDTDQVRMLRALEHGSSSVRLRAALAVGTAPDPLFVAELVRRCAVEPEFFVRDMLTWALTRHPVSVTLPALLGEVRSDRAQARSQALHTLSKIGDRRAWPAITPALLHDPEDEVARSAWRASVVLAPPGEEAVLAAELAKQLGRGGKETHLSLSQALVALGDVVVPVLLAATAAPHPRVRAHALATERLLRDPDAGFESAVEEAKRVAVLDGPGHEGR; encoded by the coding sequence ATGACGGTCACGGGACAGGACACGGATCAGGTACGCATGCTTCGGGCGCTGGAGCACGGCAGCTCGTCCGTACGGCTGCGGGCGGCCCTCGCGGTCGGCACCGCGCCCGATCCGCTCTTCGTCGCCGAGCTCGTACGGCGCTGCGCGGTGGAGCCCGAGTTCTTCGTCCGCGACATGCTGACCTGGGCGCTCACCCGCCACCCGGTGTCCGTGACACTGCCGGCGCTGCTCGGCGAAGTCCGCTCCGACCGTGCGCAGGCACGCAGCCAGGCACTGCACACGCTGTCCAAGATCGGGGACCGGCGGGCATGGCCGGCGATCACGCCCGCCCTGCTCCACGACCCCGAGGACGAGGTCGCCCGGAGCGCCTGGCGCGCCTCGGTCGTCCTCGCCCCGCCCGGCGAAGAAGCCGTACTGGCGGCGGAGTTGGCGAAGCAGCTCGGACGCGGCGGCAAGGAGACGCACCTGAGCCTCAGCCAGGCTCTGGTGGCGCTGGGCGATGTCGTCGTGCCCGTCCTGCTTGCCGCGACAGCGGCTCCGCACCCGCGCGTACGGGCGCACGCGCTCGCCACGGAGCGGCTGTTGCGCGATCCGGACGCCGGATTCGAGTCGGCCGTCGAGGAGGCGAAGCGCGTCGCGGTCCTGGACGGGCCCGGACACGAGGGACGATAG
- a CDS encoding PhzF family phenazine biosynthesis isomerase, with product MTTNAPRPEVLRYTAFSAEPEGGNPAGVVLDATHLDAGDMLAIAADLGYSESAFLTALPDGLEGHEGRAYGVRYFSPKAEVPFCGHATVASAIALAERIGPGELVFSTQAGIVPVSVVQEHGTVRATLTSVEPHLDGIDAADLDEALAALGWPDTDLDPAFPPRIAFAGARHLVLAAATRARLADLAYDFARLEALMHRLDLTTVQLVWRESADVFHVRDPFPVGGVVEDPATGAAAAAFGAYVRELGLVPEDAVLTLHQGEDLGRPGELTVTLRAGDPRVRVSGAGTRIG from the coding sequence ATGACTACGAATGCGCCGCGGCCCGAGGTACTGCGCTACACCGCCTTCTCCGCCGAACCCGAGGGCGGAAACCCCGCCGGCGTCGTCCTGGACGCCACGCACCTGGACGCCGGTGACATGCTCGCGATCGCCGCCGACCTCGGATACTCCGAGTCGGCCTTCCTGACCGCGCTCCCGGACGGGCTCGAAGGACACGAGGGGCGGGCCTACGGCGTCCGCTACTTCAGCCCGAAGGCGGAGGTGCCGTTCTGCGGGCACGCCACCGTCGCCTCCGCCATCGCGCTCGCCGAGCGGATCGGACCCGGAGAGCTGGTCTTCAGCACACAGGCCGGCATCGTGCCGGTCAGTGTGGTCCAGGAACACGGAACCGTCCGGGCCACACTCACCAGCGTGGAGCCGCACCTCGACGGGATCGACGCCGCCGACCTCGACGAGGCGCTCGCCGCGCTCGGCTGGCCGGACACCGACCTCGACCCGGCCTTCCCGCCCCGGATCGCGTTCGCCGGGGCCCGCCACCTGGTCCTCGCTGCGGCCACGCGCGCCCGGCTCGCCGATCTCGCCTACGACTTCGCCCGCCTCGAAGCCCTGATGCACCGCCTTGACCTGACCACGGTCCAGCTCGTCTGGCGCGAGTCGGCCGATGTCTTCCACGTCCGGGACCCGTTCCCCGTCGGCGGTGTCGTGGAGGACCCGGCGACCGGTGCCGCGGCCGCCGCGTTCGGTGCGTACGTCCGTGAACTCGGCCTCGTTCCCGAGGACGCCGTCCTGACCCTGCACCAGGGCGAGGACCTGGGCCGCCCCGGCGAGCTCACGGTGACACTGCGCGCGGGCGACCCGCGTGTCCGGGTGAGCGGCGCCGGAACCCGTATCGGCTAG
- the pntB gene encoding Re/Si-specific NAD(P)(+) transhydrogenase subunit beta yields the protein MTSTTASHAADLVAALLFILSLAGLSQHRTSRAGVVYGIAGMALALVATVVLAAQSITAGAVTLIVVAMVLGAGIGIWRARQVEMTQMPELIAVLHSFVGLAAVLVGWNSYLEVEAHGAAQTHVTADLLGIHHAEVFIGIFIGAVTFTGSIVAFLKLSARIKSRPLVLPGKNALNVAALAAFVALTVWFTITPSLGLMIAVTVLALVLGWHLVASIGGGDMPVVVSMLNSYSGWAAAAAGFLLDNNLLIVTGALVGSSGAYLSYIMCKAMNRSFFSVIAGGFGIEAPSGGDEEQGEHREVHAQEVAELLTQARSVVITPGYGMAVAQAQHPVAELTRQLRERGVEVRFGVHPVAGRLPGHMNVLLAEAKVPYDIVLEMDEINDDLADTSVVLVIGANDTVNPAAEDDPGSPIAGMPVLRVWEAEHVVVFKRSMASGYAGVQNPLFFRENSGMLFGDAKQSVEDILRALPSDPRAQASSEAALAR from the coding sequence ATGACGTCAACCACAGCCTCACACGCGGCGGACCTGGTCGCCGCCCTGCTGTTCATCCTCAGCCTGGCGGGGCTGTCCCAGCACCGCACCTCCCGCGCCGGTGTCGTGTACGGCATCGCCGGGATGGCCTTGGCCCTGGTCGCCACCGTCGTTCTCGCGGCGCAGAGCATCACCGCGGGCGCGGTCACGCTGATCGTCGTCGCGATGGTGCTGGGCGCCGGAATCGGCATCTGGCGGGCACGGCAGGTCGAGATGACCCAGATGCCCGAACTCATCGCCGTGCTGCACAGCTTCGTCGGCCTCGCCGCGGTGCTGGTCGGCTGGAACAGCTACCTGGAGGTCGAGGCGCACGGTGCCGCGCAGACCCATGTGACGGCCGACCTGCTGGGGATCCACCACGCCGAGGTGTTCATCGGCATCTTCATCGGCGCGGTGACCTTCACCGGCTCCATCGTCGCGTTCCTCAAGCTGTCGGCGCGCATCAAGTCCCGTCCGCTCGTCCTGCCGGGCAAGAACGCGCTCAATGTCGCGGCGCTGGCTGCTTTCGTGGCGCTGACGGTCTGGTTCACGATCACGCCGAGCCTGGGTCTGATGATCGCTGTGACCGTGCTCGCGCTCGTCCTGGGCTGGCACCTCGTCGCCTCGATCGGCGGCGGCGACATGCCGGTCGTCGTCTCCATGCTCAACAGCTACTCCGGCTGGGCCGCCGCGGCGGCGGGATTCCTGCTCGACAACAACCTGCTGATCGTCACGGGCGCGCTCGTCGGATCGTCGGGCGCCTACCTGTCGTACATCATGTGCAAGGCGATGAACCGTTCCTTCTTCTCGGTCATCGCAGGCGGGTTCGGCATCGAGGCGCCCTCGGGCGGGGACGAGGAGCAGGGTGAGCACCGCGAGGTCCACGCCCAGGAGGTGGCCGAGCTGCTGACGCAGGCCCGCTCGGTCGTGATCACCCCCGGCTACGGCATGGCCGTGGCCCAGGCCCAGCACCCGGTCGCCGAACTCACGCGCCAGCTGCGGGAGCGCGGTGTGGAGGTCCGCTTCGGCGTCCACCCCGTGGCCGGCCGGCTGCCCGGGCACATGAACGTGCTCCTGGCCGAGGCCAAGGTGCCGTACGACATCGTCCTGGAGATGGACGAGATCAACGACGACCTCGCCGACACCTCCGTCGTCCTGGTCATCGGTGCCAACGACACGGTCAACCCGGCCGCGGAGGATGATCCGGGCAGCCCGATCGCGGGCATGCCGGTGCTGCGGGTGTGGGAGGCGGAGCACGTCGTCGTCTTCAAGCGCTCGATGGCCTCCGGCTACGCGGGCGTGCAGAACCCGCTGTTCTTCCGGGAGAACAGCGGCATGCTGTTCGGCGACGCCAAGCAGAGCGTCGAGGACATCCTTCGCGCCCTCCCCTCCGACCCGCGCGCCCAGGCGTCGAGCGAGGCCGCTCTCGCCCGCTGA
- a CDS encoding Re/Si-specific NAD(P)(+) transhydrogenase subunit alpha, whose amino-acid sequence MPAQESAHHPPQHIGVVAESTPGETRVAATPATVRQLVGLGYEVVVESDAGTASGFTDEAYCEAGARIGDAWRTDVVLKVNSPSSGEIARVPDGATLIGLIGPAQRADLLDELANRPITVLALDAVPRISRAQSMDVLSSMANIAGYRAVIEAAHVFGRFFTGQVTAAGKVPPAKVLVAGAGVAGLAAIGAASSLGAIVRATDPRPEVADQVKSLGGEYLGVNVAQEASTDGYAKATSADYDRAAAELYHQQAQDVDIVVTTALIPGRPAPRLLTEEDVAAMKPGSVIVDMAAAQGGNVAGTVAGRIVVTDNDVTIIGYTDLASRLPTQASQLFGTNLVNLLKLLTPGKDGRLVVDFDDVVQRAVTVVRDGEVTWPPPPVAVSAPAAPQPAPVAAAQPKESRLGPSARFALIGAGMLAMFALVAFAPAQLAANFTVFTLAVVIGYYVIGKVHHALHTPLMSVTNAISGIVVIGALLQIGHESVVVTTLSFVAILLTSVNIFGGFAVTRRMLSMFSKG is encoded by the coding sequence ATGCCCGCACAAGAATCGGCCCACCACCCGCCCCAGCACATCGGAGTGGTGGCCGAGTCCACTCCCGGGGAGACCCGTGTCGCGGCGACCCCCGCCACCGTGCGTCAGTTGGTGGGGCTGGGCTACGAGGTCGTCGTCGAGTCGGACGCCGGAACGGCGTCGGGTTTCACGGACGAGGCCTACTGCGAGGCGGGCGCACGGATCGGCGACGCCTGGCGGACGGACGTCGTGCTCAAGGTCAACTCCCCGTCGTCGGGTGAGATCGCGCGCGTACCCGACGGCGCCACGCTGATCGGGCTGATCGGTCCGGCCCAGCGGGCGGACCTCCTCGACGAGCTCGCGAACCGCCCCATCACCGTACTGGCGCTGGACGCGGTACCGCGCATCTCGCGTGCGCAGTCCATGGACGTGCTCAGCTCCATGGCCAACATCGCCGGCTACCGGGCCGTGATCGAGGCGGCGCACGTGTTCGGGCGCTTCTTCACGGGCCAGGTGACGGCCGCGGGAAAGGTGCCGCCGGCGAAGGTGCTGGTGGCCGGGGCCGGTGTCGCCGGGCTGGCCGCCATCGGCGCGGCCTCCAGTCTCGGAGCGATCGTCCGGGCGACCGACCCACGGCCCGAAGTGGCCGACCAGGTGAAGTCGTTGGGCGGCGAATACCTCGGGGTGAACGTCGCCCAGGAGGCGAGCACCGACGGCTACGCGAAGGCGACCTCCGCCGACTACGACCGTGCCGCGGCCGAGCTGTACCACCAGCAGGCGCAGGACGTCGACATCGTCGTCACCACCGCGCTGATCCCGGGGCGGCCCGCCCCGCGTCTGCTGACGGAGGAGGACGTGGCGGCGATGAAGCCCGGCAGTGTCATCGTCGACATGGCCGCCGCGCAGGGCGGCAACGTCGCGGGGACCGTCGCGGGCCGCATCGTGGTCACCGACAACGACGTGACCATCATCGGGTACACCGACCTCGCGTCCCGGCTGCCCACCCAGGCCTCGCAGTTGTTCGGCACCAACCTGGTGAACCTGCTCAAGCTGCTGACGCCCGGCAAGGACGGGCGTCTGGTCGTCGACTTCGACGACGTGGTCCAGCGGGCGGTGACCGTGGTGCGCGACGGCGAGGTCACCTGGCCCCCGCCGCCGGTGGCCGTCTCGGCCCCCGCGGCCCCCCAGCCCGCTCCCGTGGCCGCCGCGCAGCCGAAGGAGTCGCGGCTGGGTCCGTCGGCCCGGTTCGCCCTGATCGGCGCCGGCATGCTGGCGATGTTCGCGCTGGTCGCCTTCGCGCCGGCCCAACTCGCGGCGAACTTCACGGTGTTCACGCTGGCGGTGGTGATCGGCTACTACGTGATCGGCAAGGTGCACCACGCGTTGCACACCCCGTTGATGTCCGTCACCAACGCGATCTCCGGGATCGTGGTGATCGGAGCGCTGCTTCAGATCGGGCACGAGAGCGTGGTCGTCACGACGCTCTCGTTCGTGGCGATCCTGCTGACCAGCGTGAACATCTTCGGCGGCTTCGCCGTCACCCGCCGCATGCTGTCCATGTTCTCGAAGGGCTGA